The sequence TCTCGAGACGTCTTCGGTGATGAAGAAAACCGCAGTTCAATCCGTTCAGGAGGTCGCTATGGGCACTATTTTATTGATCATCCTCATCCTCGTGCTGATAGGCGCGTTCCCATCCTGGCCGCACAGCCGCAGCTGGGGTTATGGCCCGAGCGGGTTAACCGGCCTGATCGTCGTGATTCTGATTATCATGTTGCTGACCGGGCGACTTTAACCGTCGCCTTCACCCGATTGCGTGACGCAATCGGGCAGCCACCCTGACGCAGGAATCCGATGAAGTACAAAGACTATTACGACACGCTCGGGATCGAGCGCGATGCGACCCTTGATGACATTAAAAAAGCCTACCGCAAGCTGGCGCATCAATATCATCCGGATGTCTCGAAAGATCCGAAGGGCGAAGAGAAATTTAAGGCAGTCGCTGAAGCCTATGCCACCCTGAAAAATCCCGAGAAGCGGGCCGAATACGATCAGCTCGGCAAGCGTTCGGCGGGCGACAATTTCGCCCCGCCACCGCAATGGCAGCAACGCTATGGCTCGGGTGCCGAAGCCTTTGATGATGTCGACTTGTCCGACCTGATGGGCGCATTCCGCTCCGGTGGTACGGGCCGGCGCACGCGGGCCAATCTTCCCGAAGAGGGTACCGATTATTCGGTCAACGTCGAAGTCACGCTCGAACAGATTTACAGCGGTGCAGAAACCGACGTATCGGTCGAGCTGCCCGAAATGGACACGCACGGATTACCGCACCGGGTCGCGCGCACCTTCCGCATCACGGTGCCGAAAGGGGCGACTGATGGCCAGCGCCTGCGACTGGCCGGCAAGGGCGGTGCCGGCCGGCATGGCGGTAAAACCGGCAACCTGTACGTCGTGCTGGCTATCCTGCCGCATCCGCTGTACCGCCTCACGGGACGCGACCTGGTGCTCGACCTGGCACTGGCGCCGTGGGAAGCGGTGCTGGGAACGACGGTTGAAATTCCTACGTTGGGCGGCAAGGTCGAACTCAACATCAAGCCCGGCACGTCGTCAGGGCAGCGCCTGCGTCTCGGCGGTCGCGGGCTGCCAGCTGCCACGGGTGCGGCCGGTGACCTGTTTGCCCTGGTGCGTATCGTGGCACCAAAAACTCTCAGTCCGACCGAGCGGACCTTGTATGAACAGCTGGCGACGCTCTCGGATTTCAAGCCGCGCAGCGCTGGTTACACGGAGGCATGATGAAGCTGACTATCGCAGAAAGCGTCCCGCTCGATGCCGGGCATGTCTGCACGATCGCGCACCTGGCCGAGGTATCGGGCTTGTCGCGCGAAGAGCTGGAGGAGCTGGTCGGTATCGGCCTGATCGTGCCGGCGGATGCGCAGACCGAGCCGTTGCTGTTTCAGTTGCGTACCGTTGTCACGGCCTGTACCGCACGCCGCTTGCGCGACGATTTCGAGCTTGACCACAACGGCGTAGCGCTGGCCTTGACGCTACTGCAGCGCATCGAACAGCTGCAGCAGGAATTGACTGCATTGCGTGCACGATCACGGTAAGCCTGCAGTACGCCATTCGTCACGACCACGACATCACCAGATTGCCAGAACCGGCGCGCAACAAGTCATCCTGACAGCGTAGCCACTTTTTTCGGAGGCATCATCATGAGCGACACAACTCTCGCCAATTTTCAAGAATTTGACACCCTGTTGCGGCAGCGCCGTGAGGAATTGCAAGCCAAAATCGACCCGCAGACGCACCGCTCGGCCAGTGCCGGCGAGTCGGTCGCGACGCCGCCGGAAGCCGTCGATGACGAGGCCGCCAACGCCGGCGTGCAAAACGACACTGACCTCGCCCAGCTCGAATTAGAGCTGGCCGAACTGGTCGACATCGACGCTGCCCTGGGGCGCATCAAGGCCGGTACCTACGGAATCTGCACTGCCTGCGACGAAGCGATTCCGCCGGCACGTTTGCGCGCGATGCCATCGGCGCATTTCTGTATCGGCTGCCAGTCAAAAAGCGAACAGCGCCAGGGTTTCCCGCACAACACCTCGCTGTAACCGGCCTTGCATTCAAACCGAAAGGAAACACCATGAGCTATCCCACTATCCTGGTCCATGTCGATGCGTCCGTCCGCACCGCCGAGCGCATCCGTATCAGTGCCGAACTCGCCCTGCGAACCGATGCCCATCTGACCGGCACCGCCAGCACCGGCGTGTCGGGGCTGTTCTATTTGCCGGGTGCCATCGGCGAGGGCAATCTGCAGCTCGGTGCCATGCTCGACATGCTCAAGCAGCGCGGCACCTTTGCGCTCGAAGAGTTCGAACAGATGGTTACCGGGATGGGTGTGAAGTCCTTTGAAAAACGCCTGGTCGATGAAGAAGCCGGTCCCGGCGTGAGCCTGCAGGCGCGTTACAGCGACCTGGTCATTGTCGGCCAGACCAATCCGGACGAGCCATCGCCATCGACCGCCGACGAGTTCCCCGAATACCTCGTGATGCACTCGGGACGGCCGGTGCTGATCATTCCGTACATCGGCCATTTTGAACATATCGGCCGGAAAATCCTGGTGGCCTGGGATGGCAGTATGCAGGCCACCCGTGCCGTGACCGCCGCTATTCCACTGCTGCAGCAAGCGCAACAGGTACAACTGGTGGTCTTCAATCCGGAAGCCAAGCCGGACGTACATGGCGACGAACCCGGTGCCGACATCGCGCTGTATCTCGCGCGGCATGGCATCAAGCTCGAGGTCACTATTCTGACCACCACCGAAAAAGCCTCGAAGAGCGGACGCATGGACGACCTCGACGTGGGCAATGCCTTGCTGTCGCATGCGGCGGACGTGGACGCGGACCTGATCGTCATGGGTGGCTATGCCCATTCGCGCTTTCGGCAGGTGTTGCTTGGCGGGGTGACAAACACGATCCTGACATCGATGACGGTGCCGGTGCTGATGGCACATTAATCATTCTTGCTGGATATTTTTGGTGGAATGCGTGTGGCACCGTACAGACGTATTTTTCCGTGCCGGCTAGGCTTCCGGTAGATCGACGGACGTGTCCGATACTGGCACGTCGTCGTAACGAAAGGGAGTCCAGCATGAACAAGAAAGCCATCGTCAGCGTCATCCTCGCCATGTCGCTCGGCACCAGCGGATTTACATTTGCGCAAGGCCGGTCGGACCACGACCGTGGTGACGACCGCGGCGATCGTGGCCGTCACGAACAAGCCCAGCGTGGCGGTCCGCCGGATCGCGGCGACAAGGGCCGTGGTCCCGATCGACGTGATGATGATCGTGGCCACGACAAGCGCGGCTATGACAACCGCGGCCATGACAACCGTGGTCACGACAGCCGCGACCAGGTCCGCTACCACGACGGCCGCGATGGCCGCGGTGCCGGACCGAATCATAATTACCGCAAGGGCGACCGCATGCCACGCGACTATCGCAGCCGCCAGTATGTCGTCGACGACTGGCGCGGCCATCGCCTGTCGGCGCCACCGCGGGGTTACCACTGGGTCCAGACCGGCGGCGATTATGTCCTGGTCGCGATTGCCAGCGGCATCATCCTGCAGCTGTTTCTGGGGAATTGATGGCGTCCCTCTTTGCGTGCATCCGGGATTGAATTCGGATGGTGCAATGCCCTTCGGTTAGTGCACCCTACGGTTTTTAATGCCGTTAGGTCATTGCATCGGACGGTTCTTTAATGCTGCTTGCGTAGGGTGCAATACCCGAAGGGCATTGCACCGGATGCACCGGCCACCGTCATCAATCCGGATTGGCTCGCGCCAATCCATCCGCTTCAAAACTCTTTCCAGTCAGCACCAGATTCTGATGCAGGCAACAGCTTGCGCACCACCGGTTTCTGAGTGCGCGGTGTCGCAGCCAAAGCCGGCGCGCGCGCAGGCACGCTGTGCCTGGCAGGCGTTAGTCCGGCATGTGTGCCATTGGTCTTGAACACACTCACCACTTCGACCAGGCCACCGGCCTGATCTTGCAGCGACGCCGCCGCCGCTGCCGCCTGTTCCACCAGCGCGGCATTCTGCTGTGTCACGTCATCCATCTGCATGATGGCCTGGTTGATCTGGTCGATGCCGGCGGTCTGTTCCTGGCTGGCGGCCGTGATCTCGCTGATGATGTCCGAGACCCGCTTGACGCTGGCCACCACTTCGTCCATCGTCGCGCCGGCCTGATCGACCAGCCGTGCGCCGGCATCGACTTTCTCGACCGAATCCCCGATCAGCGCCTTGATTTCCTTGGCGGCACCCGCACTGCGCTGCGCCAGATTGCGCACTTCCGATGCCACCACGGCAAAGCCGCGACCCTGCTCGCCGGCACGCGCTGCTTCGACGGCGGCATTGAGGGCAAGGATGTTGGTCTGGAAGGCAATGCCATCGATGACGCCAATGATGTCGGCGATCTTGCGGGCTGATTCATTGATCGATCCCATTGTCTCGACGACCTGCGCGACCACGGCACCGCCCTTGACGGCAATCTGCGATGCCGTCGCTGCCAGCTGGTTGGCTTGGCGCGCGTTGTCGGCGTTCTGCTTCACGGTGCCGGTCAGTTCTTCCATCGACGAGGCGGTTTCTTCAAGCGCACTGGCCTGCTGCTCGGTGCGTGACGACAGGTCAAGATTGCCACTGGCGATCTGGCCGGAGGCGGTGGCAATGGTATCGGTCGATTGCCTGATCGTGCCCACCGTTCTGGCGAGATTCTGCTGCATCTGCTGCATCGCAAACAGCAGGCTTTGCTGGTCATTGGCGCGCGTGTTCACGGCCACGGACAGGTCACCGTCGGCAATCGTGCGCACGATCTGTGCAGCATAGGCCGGTTCGCCACCCAGCTGCCGGTAGACGCTACGGATCAGGAGCACGCCGCTGAGTGCGGCAAGCAGCGCGCCAAGCACGATGGCGGTGACGACGGCGGTGCGCAGGACGCCGTAGCGTCGGGTCGAGAGATCGAATTCTTTCCTGGCTTCGTTGACTTGCAACGCGCGCAGCGCTTCGACGCCATTCGTCACCGGCACGAATAGCGCCAGGTAAGGCGCTTCAAGCTGAAGGGCCTCCCCTAACTTTCCATGGCGCAGCGCGGCAACGATGGGTTGTAAACCGCCCTTGACCATACTTTTGCGGTCGTTTAAAAATTTGTCAGCGAGAATTTTTTCTTCCGGGGTCAGGTAGGTCGACGTGTAGTCGGCCCATAGCTTGTTGATACGGTCAATATTGCTGTTGATTAGATCGATCCGTTGACTGATGCCGGCACCCTTGGTATCGCGCAGCGCTTCAGCGACGGCCAGCCGGTTTTGCAGCAGCATCCGGTCGATGCTGGCGATCTGTTCCAACGCCACGGTGCGGTCTTCATAGACCGTACGCAATCCTTCATTGGCTTGGCCCATGCCGAATACGCCAGCCAGCCCGACGCCAATCGTCAGCAGGATCAGAAAACCGATGACGGCGCCTAAACGTGTCTTCAAAGTCATGTTCATTGTTTTTTCCTGGTAGCGGAGTCGCGATCTGGAGTAGAAGTGCTTGACCTTCGTTAAGGCTCGGCATTAGTTCCGTGAATAAACATACCAATTGTAACAATGTATTGCAACAAAATTTGCCATGTGGAAATATTGCTGCAGCTCACTACGTGCCAGCAGCCCCGTTTGTACCCTGTCAAATTCATCGACGCCCTCACGTTTGCGTCTACACTACCGGCTCGTCCACTTTCCACCCCTCCATGCAAGACTTCATGCTGATTTTCCTGGCGCTGTTTCTGGTTGCCCTCAATGGTTTTTTTGTTTGTGCCGAATTCGGCATGGTCAAACTGCGCGAGACCCGCATCCGCGAGATCGCCAAGACGCAGGGCCTGCGCGGACGCATCCTGGCTACCGTCCATCGCGAGCTCGATTCCTATTTGTCAGCCTGCCAGCTCGGCATCACGCTGGCCTCGCTGGGCCTCGGCTGGGTTGGCGAACCGGCTTTTGCCAGCCTGTTGCATCCGGTCTTCATCGCCATCGGCGTGACCTCGGAAAGCTTTATCCAACTGGTGTCATTCGGTTTTGCCTTCCTGGTCATTTCGTTCCTGCACATCGTGGTCGGCGAGCTGGCCCCGAAGTCGATGGCGATCCGCAATCCCGAGGCCGTCGGCTTGTGGTGCTCGGTGCCCTTGTACGGTTTTTACTGGAGCATGTATCCGGTCATCTGGGTACTCAACAAGAGCGCCAATGGCGTCTTGCGACTGGCCGGATTGGGCAGTTCGAGTGGCCATGACACCGCGTATTCTTCCGATGAACTCAAGATCATTTTGCGCAGCAGCCATTCCGGCGATAAATTCAGTTCGGACGAATGGAAGGTGCTGGCGCAGACGCTCGATTTCAGCGAACTCGATGTCGGTGATTTGATGCGTCCGGCGCATGAAATGGCCGCCTTGCATGCCGGTCAGTCGCTGGCGGAGAACCTGCAGGTGGTGTATCGCAGCCGCTTCAGCCGCTATCCGTATTTTGATGCCGAGCAACGCGAAGTGCTGGGCGTGATCCATCTGAAAGACCTTTTTCTGGGCCAGGAACAAGGCAAGGCGATCGAGAGCCTGGAGCCGTTTTTCCGGCCGGTGCAATATGTCTCGCCGCGCATGCCGGCACCGGAATTGTTCCGCCTGTTCCGCCAGGGTGCACCGCATTTTGCGGTGGTCGGCCAGCCCGGCCGGAAGCCGGTCGGCTTCCTGACACTGGACAATTTGCTCGGTGCGCTGGTCGGTGAAATCCGCGATGAATTCCGCCAGAACGATCAGGACTGGAGTCGTCTGGATGACGGCACGCTGGTCGGCAAGGGCAGCCTGCCGATTTACACGCTCGAACGCATCCTTGCCATCGACATCGAAAACGAAGCGCTCGACCTCGACGATATCGATTCGGTCGGCGGCCTCGTGATGGCCAAGCTGGGCGACATACCGACCGAAGGCCAGCGTATCGCATTCGACCAGTTCGACGTGATGGTCAAAAAAATGACTGGCCCGCGCATCGTGCTGGTCTATGTTTTCCCGAAGCAGGTCGATGTCGATGAATTCGGCCTGTCGGGCTGATCACTCTCTTTTTATTTTTTTACGATAACGACCATGACCCAAGACGAACTCAAACAAGCGGTCGCCCGCGCCGCCCTCGACTATGTGGTTGACGGTGACATCATCGGTGTCGGCACCGGCTCCACCGCGAATTTTTTCATTGATGCGCTGGCCGGTATCAAGCACCGCATCAAGGGTGCCGTCGCGTCTTCCGAAGGTACTGCCGAACGGCTGATGGCGCATGGCATCACCGTGGTCGACCTCAATGATGTCACGTCGATGTCGGTCTATATCGACGGGGCGGATGAGATCACCAGCGCCGGCGCGATGATCAAGGGCGGCGGCGCGGCACTGACGCGCGAAAAAATCGTCGCCTCGGTCGCGACAAAATTCATCTGCATCGCTGATGGCTCCAAGCTGGTCGATGTGCTGGGCGCGTTCCCGTTGCCGGTCGAAGTCATCCCGATGGCGCAGGCCGTGGTTATGCGCAAGCTGGCCGCACTGGGCGGCACGCCCCGTTTGCGCGTCAAGGATGGCCAGACGGTGCTGACCGATAACGGCAATATCATCATCGATGTGCTTGGCCTGCAGATCACCGATCCGGTCGCGATGGAGCTGGCAATCAATGCGATTGTCGGTGTCGTGACGGTGGGATTGTTTGCGGCGCGGGGTGCGGATGTGGCGTTGCTGGGGACGGCGGATGGGGTGCGGACGCTGGTGTTTTAAGGGCCGTTTTCAGGGCGCTTGGTGCAATGCCCTTCGGTTATTGCACTCTACGTTAGTCCCGTAGGGTGCAATAACCGAAGGGCATTGCACCGTGTCAATCAATCCGCTGGCGGTACATAGCCTACGGCCGCATCGGCACCATCACCAAAGAAATGCTTTTCCATTTGCGTCGCCAGATATTTGCGGGCGCGCAGGTCGGCCAGGTTCAGGCGGTTTTCATTGACCAGCATGGTCTGATGCTTGAGCCAGGCGGCCCAGGCTTCTTTCGAGACGGTCTCCCAGAGTCGCTTGCCGAGTTCGCCCGGGTACGGTGGAAAATCCAGGCCTTCGGCTTCCTTGTCGAGTTTGATGCAGTGAATCATGCGTGCCATGTGTGTTTCCTTGTGCGATTGAATGAGGGGGAGGGCTGGTTCAGAGTGTCTTGACCAGCACCAGTGATTTGCGCTGCCAGTTATACATGTGCTGGCGATCTTTGGGTAAGGCGTCGACCGAGGCCGCCACGAAGCCGCGCTTGAGAAACCAGTGCGCGGTACGGGTCGTCAGCACGAACAGTTTCTTGAAGCCCTGTGCGCGCGCGCGGTTTTCCATGTGCTTGAGGATGCGTTCGCCGTCGCCTTGCGCCTGCACTTCCGGGTTCACCGTCAGGCAGGCCATCTCGGCCATTTTTTCGGCCGGGAACGGGTACAGCGCAGCGCAGCCGAAGATCACGCCATCGTGTTCGATCACTGAAAAATTCTCGACTTCGCGCTCGATGAGTTCACGACCGCGCTTGACCAGCGTGCCATCGTTTTCGAGCGGTTCGATCAGCTTGAGGATGCCACCGACGTCTTCGATGGTCGCTTCGCGCAGGGTTTCGAGGTTTTGGTACGAGATCATCGTGCCGACGCCATCATGCGTGAACAATTCCAGCAAGGCCGAGCCGTCGAGTGCAAACGGCACGATGTGCGCGCGGGCGACGCCACCGTTGCAGGCCTTGATCGCATGCTGCAAATAGAACGAGGCATCGCTCGGCAGAAAGCCGGCCCCGAGCACGGCTTCGGCCTGGTGCGATGACAGCTCGCGGATATCTTCGCCTGCGGCATCGATCATCATCGGGATTTCGCTGATGAAGATCAGCTTGTCGGCGCGTAGCGCGATGGCCGCAGCGACGGCGACGTCTTCCATGGTCAGGTTGAAGATCTCGCCGGTCGGCGAAAAACCCAGCGGCGACAACAACACCAGGCCGCCGGCATCAAGGATCGGATGGATGGTTTCGTACGCGACCTTGCGCGCCACGCCGGTCAGTTCGAGGTCGACGCCATCGATCACGCCTAGCGGTTTGGCGGTGACGAAATTACCGGAGATGATGCGGATCGCCGCGTGTGCCATCGGCGTGTTCGGCAAGCCCTGGCTGAACGCGGCTTCGATATCAAGGCGCAATTCGCCGGCGGCTTCTTTGGCGCATTCGAGGGCGGCACTGTCGGTGATGCGCAAGCCGTTATGAAAACGCTCCTTGGCATTGCGCAGCGCAAGCTGTTCGGCCACTTGCGGGCGCGAGCCATGGACGATGACGACCTTGATGCCGAGCGCGTGTAGCAGTGATAGATCCTGGGCCAGTACGGGCAATGCACCGGCAAGCACCAGTTCTCCGGGGAACGCCACCACGAAGGTCTTGTTGCGGAAGGCATGGATGTAGGGTGCGACTGAGCGCAACCACTGGACGAACTCAATGGGGGTTTGCATGTTGCGCATTATAATTCGCTCCGCCATGACATCCCCCCAACCGATACAAAAAAGTCCGCCCGGCGATCGCGCCCGCCGACCTTCCCGCCCGCCTGCCGGTTCCGTCCGCCCTGCGCCCGTGCGCAATCGGCTGCCGCCGATTACCTATCCCGAAGAATTGCCGGTCTCGGGCCGGCGCGAAGATATCGCTGCCGCGCTGCGCCAGCATCAGGTCATCATCGTCTGCGGTGAAACCGGTTCCGGCAAAACCACCCAGCTGCCGAAGATCTGCCTCGAACTCGGACGCGGCCTGACCGGCATGATCGGCCACACGCAACCGCGCCGGATTGCCGCCTCGGCGACAGCCAAGCGGATTGCGCAGGAACTCAATTCGCCGCTGGGCGAGCTGGTCGGTTTCAAGGTGCGCTTCACCGACACGCTGTCGGCCGGCGCGTGGATCAAGCTGATGACCGACGGCATCCTGCTGGCAGAAACCCAGACCGATCCGCTGCTGCGCCAGTACGACACCATCATCATCGACGAGGCCCACGAGCGCAGCCTGAACATTGATTTCCTGCTCGGCTACCTCAAGCAATTGCTGCCGAAGCGGCCTGACCTGAAGATCATCATCACCTCGGCCACGATCGATGCCGACCGCTTCGCGCGCCACTTCGGCAGCGACGACAAACCGGCACCGGTGATCGAAGTCTCGGGGCGTTTGTATCCGGTTGAAATCCGCTACCGTCCGGTCGATTCGACCGACCGCAGCGAGGTCAAACCCGGCGGCGTCCAGAGCAATGCGCAAAAGGAACGCGGCCAGCGCGACCTGATGGAAGCGCTGACCGAAGCCGTCGATGAACTGTGCCGGATCGGCTCCGGCGACGTGCTGGTGTTCCTGCCCGGCGAGCGCGAAATCCGTGACGCCGCCGAAGCCTTGCGCAAGCACCATCCGCCGCATGTCGAGATCCTGCCGCTGTTTGCGCGACTGTCCGCGCAAGAGCAGGAGCGGGTTTTTAAACCGTCCGGCGCGCGTCGCATTGTGCTGGCGACTAACGTCGCCGAGACTTCGCTGACGGTGCCGGGTATTCGTTACGTGGTCGATGCCGGTCTGGCGCGCGTGAAACGGTACAGCTACAGGAATAAGGTCGAACAACTGCAGATCGAAGCGGTTGCGCAGTCTGCCGCCAACCAGCGCGCCGGTCGTTGCGGCCGCGTCGCCGCCGGCGTCTGCATCCGCCTGTACGAAGAAAAAGATTATCTGGCGCGCCCCGCCTTCACCGAGCCGGAGATCCTGCGCTCGTCGCTGGCCTCGGTCATCTTGCGCATGAAGTCGCTGCACCTGACCGATGTCGAGACCTTCCCGTTCATCGAACCGCCACCGGGGCGGGCGATCGCCGATGGCTACCAGTTGCTGCAGGAGTTGGGCGCGGTCGATGACAATAATGACTTGACGCCAACCGGTCGCCAGCTCGGCAAATTGCCGCTGGACCCGCGCGTCGGCCGCATGATCCTGGCCGCGCTCGATAACGTCTGTTTGCGCGAAGTGCTGATCATTGCGTCGGCGCTGTCGGTGCAAGACCCGCGCGACCGGCCACTGGAAGTGCAGGCCGCCGCCGACCTCGCGCACAAGAAATTCGCTGATGAGAAATCCGAATTTTCGAGCTACCTGAAAATCTGGAGCTGGTTCGAAGAGGCCATCGAGCACAAGAAAACCAATCGCCAGTTGCAGGACAGTTGCCGCGCCAATTTCCTGTCGCAGATGCGTTTGCGCGAATGGCGCGACGTGCATTCGCAATTGCTGACCATCGTCAAGGAGCAGGGCTGGCGCCTAAACGAGACACTGACCACCTACGAGAACCTGCACTCGGCGCTGCTGACCGGCTTGCTCGGCAATGTCGGTTTCAAGTCCGACGAAGACACGCATTACCTCGGCGCACGTGCGATCAAGTTCCATATCTGGCCCGGTTCCAGCCTGCTCAAAAAAGCCGGCAAGTGGATTATGGCTGCCGAGCTGGTCGATACCACGCGCTTGTATGCGCGCTGCGTCGCGCAGATCCAGCCGGAATGGCTGGAGCGCGTTGGCGCGCATCTGCTGAAAAAATCGTATGGCGAACCGCACTGGGAAAAGCGCACCGCGCAGGTCACCGCGTCCGAGCGCGCGACGCTGTACGGACTGGTGGTGTACAGCCAGCGCCGCATCAATTTCGGCCTGATCAATC comes from Actimicrobium sp. CCC2.4 and encodes:
- the hrpA gene encoding ATP-dependent RNA helicase HrpA encodes the protein MTSPQPIQKSPPGDRARRPSRPPAGSVRPAPVRNRLPPITYPEELPVSGRREDIAAALRQHQVIIVCGETGSGKTTQLPKICLELGRGLTGMIGHTQPRRIAASATAKRIAQELNSPLGELVGFKVRFTDTLSAGAWIKLMTDGILLAETQTDPLLRQYDTIIIDEAHERSLNIDFLLGYLKQLLPKRPDLKIIITSATIDADRFARHFGSDDKPAPVIEVSGRLYPVEIRYRPVDSTDRSEVKPGGVQSNAQKERGQRDLMEALTEAVDELCRIGSGDVLVFLPGEREIRDAAEALRKHHPPHVEILPLFARLSAQEQERVFKPSGARRIVLATNVAETSLTVPGIRYVVDAGLARVKRYSYRNKVEQLQIEAVAQSAANQRAGRCGRVAAGVCIRLYEEKDYLARPAFTEPEILRSSLASVILRMKSLHLTDVETFPFIEPPPGRAIADGYQLLQELGAVDDNNDLTPTGRQLGKLPLDPRVGRMILAALDNVCLREVLIIASALSVQDPRDRPLEVQAAADLAHKKFADEKSEFSSYLKIWSWFEEAIEHKKTNRQLQDSCRANFLSQMRLREWRDVHSQLLTIVKEQGWRLNETLTTYENLHSALLTGLLGNVGFKSDEDTHYLGARAIKFHIWPGSSLLKKAGKWIMAAELVDTTRLYARCVAQIQPEWLERVGAHLLKKSYGEPHWEKRTAQVTASERATLYGLVVYSQRRINFGLINPVEAREIFIRDALVGGEFDTRAPFFAFNNNLIREIENLEHKSRRLDVLVDDELIAAFYDKMLPADICNGISFEKWHKDATRAEPKLLYLNRDDLMRHEAAGITTDLFPKLLPGIGIEMPLAYHFEPGTPRDGVTLTVPLFALNQLSAARCDWLVPGMLKEKVHLLLKSMPQKLRRNCVPLPHYAAAFLDRVSEQKTFGRGSLIEAIIADVRVHAHITPLLSDFKAETLPAHHFMNFKVVDEHGRQLEMGRNLSALQAEFGGQARESFQKIAESTAITNVPVAQAKVLGKSMQPAVSVVASTAAPTQHQKLTAWTFGELPELLEIQQGKLTLIGFPALVDKGAHCDLEVFDDPTEAARIHRGGLRRLLALQLREQLKYLEKNIPGLQQMGMQFMALGSQEELRDQIIEAGLERACLQEPLPRTAIEFDARKEAGKSRLGLLVNEIARLVGLILTEYHALPKKLQGAKGHAATVADIQAQLQGLVGKRFVTETSYTSLTQFPRYLKAVNVRLEKLRIDPSRDVRWMTEWQQAALLWQRGLKEKQTGRTADPKMAEFRWLLEELRVSLFAQELKTPMPVSAKRLQKVWESMQR